A region of the Candidatus Methylomirabilota bacterium genome:
CGTCGAGGGCGAGGGCGTGACGCGCGCGCTCCACCTTGCCGTGAAGCTTGCGGTCGGGCAGGGAGAGCGGCCACAGCCACAGGCTCACTCCGCGGGTCATCTCCTCGATGGGGAGACCGTAGGCGGCCACGGAGTCCCACAGGCCCAGGAATTTGATAACGGGCACTTGGCGGTTCTTCGCCGGCTCGTACGCGGAGTGGCGCAGGAGACGGTTCCACCCGTCGATGACGGGGTCGCGGAGGGCGCGCAGGGAGCGGACGAGCAGGCCGAGCGCCGTGGTATATCGCCGGCGATAGCTTCGGTAGGCCGCAGCCGCGTCACGGTGGAGCTGGGCCTCGGACTCTACGGGCACCAACCCTTCGTTGGCGACGAGGCCCATCAGCACCCGGATGGTGAAGGCGCCGCGGCTGAAGCCGAAGCCGTAGAGCTCCGCGTCGTCCTGCCAGTTCCGGCACACGAAGCGGTAGAGGTCGAGGACGTTGCGCTTGAGGCCCCAGCCGAAGGCGCCGCCGAGCATGGCGAGGGGCTTGAAGGTCGAGCTGCCCACGCCATCGTCGTACAGCGCGACCTGCCGGCCGTTCGAGAGGTCGAGCGCCTGGTACAGCCGCCAGACGTTGGTGCGCCACACCTTGGCGGCACTGTTACCCGTGCCGTCGGACAGCACGACGATCCGCTTGATCTTTTTACCGTGGATGGCCCCTTTTGCCGTCATCGTGGCCTCCCCTGGACGGATCCCCGAATCGCGGAGACGCATACTATCCCATTCCTTGGACCCGGCCTAGCGTGCGATCATCCACTCGGCTTGTCGGCGGCTACCGCCAGGCCTCGGAGGTCATCATGGCGAGTCACATCATCCGCGTCGGCAACGTGGAAATCATGGCGTTGTCGGACGGCATGCTCGAATTCGATCTCTGCAACTTCTTCCCGACCATTCCGGACGACGAGTGGCAGCCGTACGAGTCCCATCTCACGGAAGAACACAAGGTCCGCTTCAATCTCGGCTCTTACCTGATACGGTCCGACGGGCGCACGATCCTCGTCGATACGGGGCTCGGTCCCAGGCCCGCCGATACGCCCGACGTCCCCTGGGGCCAGCTCCTGCACGACTTCCGGGCCAATGGCGTGCGCCCGGAAGAAATAGACATGGTGGTGATGACGCACCTGCACCGTGACCATGTCGGCTGGAACCTCCGGGCCCAAGGGAAGAAGTACGTGCCGACCTTTCCGAAGGCCCGCTACTGGATGAGCGCCAAAGACTGGGAGGTGTGCCACCAACCCGAGGTTCAGCCGGCCCGCTTTCCCAACGCCCCCACCTGTGTCTGGCCGCTGGCCGAGCTCGGCCTGGTCGAGCTGATGCAGGGCGAGCACAGCCTGACGCGTGAGTTGACCGCGATGCCGACGCCCGGCC
Encoded here:
- a CDS encoding MBL fold metallo-hydrolase, whose amino-acid sequence is MASHIIRVGNVEIMALSDGMLEFDLCNFFPTIPDDEWQPYESHLTEEHKVRFNLGSYLIRSDGRTILVDTGLGPRPADTPDVPWGQLLHDFRANGVRPEEIDMVVMTHLHRDHVGWNLRAQGKKYVPTFPKARYWMSAKDWEVCHQPEVQPARFPNAPTCVWPLAELGLVELMQGEHSLTRELTAMPTPGHTPGHMSILITSRGERALVLGDAAHSPVQVHEPDWVSRADMDPELTRRTRRALLDRLEREEILVAAGHFMAPGFGKIVRLQGRRYWQGL